The Acanthochromis polyacanthus isolate Apoly-LR-REF ecotype Palm Island chromosome 10, KAUST_Apoly_ChrSc, whole genome shotgun sequence genome includes the window GGTGCACAGGGCTGGATTATGTTGAATTATTATGCTGTGTTTTAAACCATGAATCAGAAAATCATTAAGGACTCCTGTCTTACTACCAGTGCAAAATATTCAATACATATACAATATTTAACCTCATGTGCAATACCTGAATAACAATGTGCAATATCATAGTTTAAGTTGTATTCTAACACAGTACATCTTATacttattgcatttttattttgaattccTCAGATTTAGActtgtataataataataataataataaactttatttatatagcacctttctaGATCATAAAAGTCATAAGGTGCTTtacaaaagcataaaacaacaaggcattaaaaacaaaaaataaagaaaagagatAAACATACAACAAATCACTCAAAGGCAAGTCTTAAAAGATGAGTCTTTAGCTGCTTTTTAAAGGTGTCGACAGCAGAACGTATAATTATTCTTTTATTGTCCGTTGTTATTGCTGACTACTGTAACTCTATACACCAGgtcaaattccttgtgtgtACTCACTTGGCAATGAAggcttttctgattctgattctaaaaGAGTTCCTAATATTTAGACCCTATGACAGAGCTGTTGTATTTGATTGCATTAGACATAGGCGTCAGTTTtggggggggacggtggggacgtgccccccccccccccccccccacacacacacacactttttgtcaggggtcattttgtctccaacacattcaaattcttcacatgtaggccgttgtaaacccagttattttcagtagtatagaaaatttcGACGCTcatgaacgcaccatccgcactcgcaCTCCGCacgccgagagttgcacagacgtgcagcacaccttcgtgaggtcaaaaaaaaaaaaacgcacagatgctaaatttgcgtcCGTGCCAAGTGGACGCTctgaccagaggcgtgcaggggcaaaatttcggcccgggagaattagtaccatagcggcccacagacccttTCACCTACATGCACCGATAGCTTAGTAGGTTGCGCCTTCGCCTTTGGTACgatggttgtgagtttgagtccagcttgtggcattttgccgcatATATGGCCAAAGTGCTACATACCCTTGAACAAACCAAAAGTTGGTCAGACTTTATATCCTGCTGTTTCCACATAACCCTTTCAGAATGTACAGTCCGTCAGTTTCATTTACTCTCTAGAGCAGCTTCTGCTAACTCTGAAATGTCTCAGACTTCACCTAGAGTTCTGTTGTTTGGCCGCAAGAGTGAACGCAGGAGGCTTCACGCACCCCAGCGTCTGAAGAACTTAAGAAGGCCCAGTGGATTACTTTCATTATCGATGGAATCGGCACCACAACAGCCTGACAATCCGCAGTGTTAGCATGTCGTGTGGCTGATCTGGCTAACTTTGCCATTAGCTTTGATCATATGCCCACAAGTCACAGCCCTCTTAAAATTGTGAAGTTGAGGGACATTGGGAGATGGTGGAAACTTTAAATCTAAAACCAATAAATTATGTTTTCATGAGGAGCATTGTGCTTCAGTACAACCTAAACTCAGCCGGTGTTTACATTTGCTTACTTCTCTCTTGCTCGCTGCGCTCTCATATGCTGTATTTTAATACAGtcgaaaacacaaaaaagctgTTTTCGATTGcatatgttttagtttttgataAATACTGAGAATATTATCACTTAAGTACATGGTAGCATTTCGCATGTGCCTGTTTGGAAATAAAATGTTCCTCAAAGTGAAATAAACCAAGATTCCAACCAAGTAATGGTACACAAGTATTAGCAGCAAAATGTGGTTAAAGTATGGAAGTGTTAGTTTGGTTTCCCTGATTATTATATAAGACATAACTGCATCATTAATACTGATACATCATTTGTCAGCAGCATCGTAGTCTTGTAGCTTCTGCAGATGGAGCTAATTTGAACTATTTTATAAACAGTTTTGTATACAgggacagcagataaatctaTGTGAAAGTAAGATGACTGATTAATAGGAAAGGAAGGACTGGAtaacaattaattaaaatagAGTAATGGAGTAGAAAGTATAATATTTAactctgaaatgtagtggagCGTAAGTAAAAAGTGGTATGAAAGCACctcaaaactgaacttcagTACACTACTTGAGTCaatgtatttaattactttccaccactgtgcaTAATTAAACATAAATAGCAATAGAAAGGCAACAACATGTGTATGTAAAACCTTTAATATACAAGTGTGAACATTTTACATACATTCATCTAAACAACCAGACTGTTGTTCTCCTTGTACTGTTGCAGTGTGTTTTCATCACTCATAGCTGCAAAGGGAAAAGATTatgttttgttatgtttatgTATTCAGACGTGAATGACAAAATTCTGCTCTCTGTAATGTCATCCAGCTGTTCAGGCCACTCGTAGTTTCTTGGGTTTGGCTTTGGGCACCACTTTAATGGTGGTGGACACTGATTTGGCTCCTTGCAGGTTCTGGGCAGTGCAGGTATAGGTTCCCTGGTCCACGTCTCTAACTTCGTCCACCAGGAGGACTGACTGGGACTGTTGCCGAGCCGCTCCTCCACCGACTGGACTGATGTTCTCACGTGTGTACAGAGGCCTCCCAATCTGCAACCACAACAGGAGCTCCATTATAAAGATGTACAGCATACAAGGAAAAGCCACCTGTTTACAGTAAGGTCTCCAGTTTACAGCATAAGTGCTGATAAGCCATTTATAATTAGTTTATGGCTCAGACAGTCCATAGGTTGGATGCTTGTTGACTAGACAGAAAGAAAGCTACAGTCTCTGAAGATGTTTGAGCTCAACTTTTTATTTCACAACCTGAAATGCATGTTCTTGCAGCATCAAAACAGCTTATTGTTACTCTGTAAAGTATTAATAGATGATTTATTAACAGAATCAAAGTCATATGAGAATAAGTTAAGCTAGTTTTAAGTATTACAGAAAAATGGtaggattttttcccccattttttgCATGTCTGACCTGCTGTCCAGGGTATTCCCAGGTGAACTCTACCACTACGTCCTGCTCTCCCATCACCGTGCAGCTGACTCGCAGGTTTTCCCCGACGACCACTGAATTTGACGATGCCTGGATCACTGGAGCTGGAGGTGCCATTGGATCTGGTTTCAAACATGAAGTATCAGAGAGTAAACACACAGTCAGTTTATCTGATTTAAAGTTAATCGAGCGGTTCCCAATCGAGCTCCACAGGTCAGCTACTTCACCAACATACATGCAACCATTGTCCAGTGCATTATCCCCCTTTTTCATTGTTcaataagaacatttccacaagtgcaacttgtattttttttttttttactggtgcTACATCTATCGTACAAAACATAGCTGTTAACCACTCTTTCAGCTGTTAACAAATTATTTCAATGGTTCAAACTTTTATCTGACAGTTTACTGACAGTAaactgcttttttcccccaaaaattTTCACTAAATATTCTAATTGTGTTTATCTAACAATTCCATTTGTTCATCCATAGCTGATTTTTAGCTAACAATTTTAGCTGTTTATCCACTTTTAAGTAACAACTTCAATTGTTAAATCATACTTGAATTAACCATCTGCTCACTCTGTTTTCACCTAATAATATCCAGCTGTTTATTCCAACTTTCTCAAGGTATTTGAACGGCTTTCTTATGCCTAGCTAACACTTCAATTTAATATCCATTGTCTACTATAAGCTAACAACTTCATTGGCTAGCTGTATTTTCACCTAATAACTTCCAACTGTTAAACTCCAACTTTTTAAAAGCTATTTGGACTGCTTTCTTATGGCTAGCTAACAATTCCATTTGTTTATTTAGAAACTGATGATGGCTATTAATTTTAACAGTTACATACTTTTAACAGTGTTAACTGTTAGCAGTACTTATTGGGGATCTGAAAGATATTTGTCCTTCTTGAAGTGTATGAAAAGGAAGGAAAGTGTGAATTTAAGTGTCAGCTGAGgtttaaatacagcaaacaaTTGGCATAAACAATGGGAACTGGGGGAGTCAGAACAACttaagtttttctttaatttattgTGCCTGTTAATTGAAAGTATGTCTATATAGAGAAGAAAAAACGCAAATTCTTGCATTAGGAAAGCTGAAACAAGCTTAATAAATGACCTAATATGAaaattgttgttgatttttgtgttatttttccgCTCTGTATCAGTTTGTTTGCTTATCCATTGTTTTTCCCATCATGCATCAAATGTGTGAGGAAATACTCACAGTTAACATAGATGAGCATGTACTTGGTGGAGCTCTGCCTCAGGTTGCCCAGACTGGCCACACAGTACAGGGCTCCAGCATGATAAGGCCGAGGTCGATTGATGGTGAAGCCCTTCTTGACATTAAATGAGATCTCCGTCCCGTCCACTGCCACCTCCACTGGTGGGTACTCTCGGTGCAGAGTTACTTTAGCCTCAGGCGACGTCACCTGGCAGGGAAGGACCGTCGGCCAGTTGGTTCTCAGCTGGATCACCTCGTAATAGTCGGACGACGGGACAAATAGTTCCTGTGGATCTGTTTGGTTCAGCAAAGCAGGTTGATGTTAAGATCTTGTGGGTGTGAGAATGATTCCTACAATGTAGTTCTAAGAAATGCACGTGTGAGCATCAGTAAGGTTCGTTCATCATACCAGGAAAGAAGACAAAGACTTTGACAGCTTTATTGTACTCCTTCCTGCAGTCTGTGTCTTCGCAGTACATTGGGTAACAAGTGTACTCCCCTGTGTCTGCACCAGTGCTGTTGACTAATGTCAGAGTGCCGTATCGCTCGTGTTGGACAATCCTGCAAagtcaaaaaggaaaaaaaaatactgaatctCCTCCAGGTGTCATCATTCTTTCATTTGAACTGTAAAGTGCACAATAAAGATATATGGATGGTACCTAAGCCTTCCATCATCGTCCTCCTCCAGGTAGGGAGGGACGCTCCACTGCACAGGTTTCCCTCTACACCTCAGCTCCAGAGTGTCTCCTGTCTGCACACTGATGCTCTCTCCCACCTTCTTAAACTTACCTCTGTTCAGCACCTTTGTgtgtaaaatgcaaaattatAGTCATActttcaaagaaaataacaatcTATCCATGTCAATAGATGTAATACCTGTGTGAGGAGGTTCTGGGCCCTGGCTGCAGGTGTAGCTTTGGTCTTGGGTTTGGCTGTCACAGCTCTGGGCCCTTTCTTTGCTGACTTCCCCAGCTTTGGTTTGCTTGGGTTTGGTGTCCTACCTGGCGTGACCCTCTGTTCCTGTGCGCCTTTTTGTCAATAACACAGTGTACAGAGGAGATACTGCATCAGCGGTGTGCAAATACAGATAAGATTGATGCAggtggtgtcttttttttatcagatgGCACCTTGGAGAGTGAGTCATGTGCCATGCAAGGCTGAGAGGAATTTTCCCCTCTTGGTAGGAACACATGTTCACAGAGCTGCACAGTGAACAGGGAACAAAGTCACTTACCTAACTCGAAGATTACAGCACAAATCAAGAGAGCGCTCAGCACCAGCCTCCACTTCGATCGAGACTCCAAAGGCATGATTGATCATGGGATTATCGAAGTGCGGCGTGGATTGTTAGTTCAGTCAGTTCAACACAGTGCAGAAACCAAAAGAAGAGAAGGcgaaagagaagagaggaggagggcagAGCTTGCAAAGTCAGCTGTTTACCAGAATCACGCAAATTCCTCCTCCTGAGAGTGGCCTTAGCACCCCAAATTCCTCCTGAGTGGCTCAATGGAGGCTTTTCAAGCTTGTCTGGACCAATGAGAGTTCAGAGACTGAGGCCCCTCCATCTGGAATCGCACAGCCTGTTTGCTtagctgctgagctgctggacTGGAAGTGTGTTACCAGCATGACTCTGATCCTCAGAAACACTGCCCAGGACAGCGCTGTGGCAAAGTTATTAAAAGCTTTTGGTGCCCACTAAACCATGTGTCCTACATAAACCAACTGTCTGCACAGGGGCAAATCAAAAAAATAGTCTTGACTAGGATTAGAAGAgtctaaaatgaatgaaattatgcataaaaatatctataaaCTTGTTTATACGTGTCTGTTTCATGTAATTCATCCAGTGGACTATAGCTGCTTTGAGATACTGAAAAcgagatttttgatgtgaaattcCATCAagtaattcagatttttttaaaaactacgACAATCTGCTGTAAAAAGCAGAATTCACCAAGCGTTGGATTGTTCACCCACTAATAGGGAATGTGAGCTGGGTTTAGACCGTCCTGAGACAGGTTAGTTTTAACCTACTGATGATGTGTTGTTGCAATAGCAATCCTGGTCAGTACGAGAGGAACCGCAGGTTCAGACTTTACTGCCCTctgataaaaacatgacaacatcTCCATAAAGACATGTTTCCAAACAGGATAGGcatttttgattaaatttgTAGCATGCTGTTCCCAGTGGGAACGGCATGTAAACCTTTCCCTCAGAGTGACTAGCTAAGCCGTAATTTTGAACACGACACAGATAAGCTGCCTTGAAAGGTCCTTTTGTTCTCGGTGCACTCTGGGTAGTCAGCTATCTCTGGCCCTTCATACTGTATTACACGTGGAACTGggcttatttattattttattagctataattcaaaatgacctgaTAAACAACCAAGTCACACCAGATTGTAGCCACATGAAAAACTTgataatttctttttaattagGTTACACATTTACAGTAATATCACAAGCAAACATGTACAGTTTCCATATTTACAAACGGAGATGAGTAACAATTAATACAGCCGACTTTAAAGCGgtttacaacacaaaaatatgacattccACAAAAGGCTCTCTGCATCTAAATTGTGCAACTTCTTCAGTCTAATACTACAAATTGATATGTCAGAAAAAATCAATTGGACTATTTGGAATCATTATCTAAATTGTATAAAGTTGAAATCAATTTTCACACTTTTCAAAAAGTAGCTAAAAGTATAAAGTTATTTCAGtgtaataaaatgcaaattatcGACCGAGTATAaatcctttttttgtttcacgttttttaaacatgtaaataggAGCAACTTGATAACAGATTTAGAGACTCCAGGAGATGCTGTGGTTCTGACGTTGATACTGGCATGATATGCAGGTCCATTTGATTAATAAAAAGCACAAGTGAAGTTTAAATATGTGCTCCCCTTTTTTGAATTAGTTATACACAAATGGCTTTAGGAAATACTCTCATTCCATGTTTTTGAACACCTTAAAGGTCCAATGATATGCAGCATTTTAATGTTCCAGTGTTGagaataataatatttaaatacaCAGCAAACACTGTTAGGATGTAATAAAGTGTCAGTGTGGAGTAAGTTAGCCCATCTGTCCAT containing:
- the LOC110952165 gene encoding platelet-derived growth factor receptor-like protein, whose amino-acid sequence is MPLESRSKWRLVLSALLICAVIFELGAQEQRVTPGRTPNPSKPKLGKSAKKGPRAVTAKPKTKATPAARAQNLLTQVLNRGKFKKVGESISVQTGDTLELRCRGKPVQWSVPPYLEEDDDGRLRIVQHERYGTLTLVNSTGADTGEYTCYPMYCEDTDCRKEYNKAVKVFVFFPDPQELFVPSSDYYEVIQLRTNWPTVLPCQVTSPEAKVTLHREYPPVEVAVDGTEISFNVKKGFTINRPRPYHAGALYCVASLGNLRQSSTKYMLIYVNYPMAPPAPVIQASSNSVVVGENLRVSCTVMGEQDVVVEFTWEYPGQQIGRPLYTRENISPVGGGAARQQSQSVLLVDEVRDVDQGTYTCTAQNLQGAKSVSTTIKVVPKAKPKKLRVA